The following proteins are co-located in the Mesorhizobium australicum WSM2073 genome:
- a CDS encoding amidohydrolase family protein, which produces MIIDLSCYPTDLVDLAWRHDGPPFTGDKLLKMMDGPYYVNGKPRRIDKAFIQPPQGNTIYTHEVMDLEGKAAIRQYMAYTEKMVTEHPDRFLGCFVYNPRYGTQNGAEEIERYAKEFDFKMVQLQANMHAYRPDRALDWLRPALKKCAELGLMVKVHTGDGPYSIPTEFYPIIREFPEVNFILAHFGVQTGGVYVFEPMQMALDTPSVYVESGWCLQSRIVEFAKVLPKHKILFGSDTPPNEPGMWINLLEVLCHEPPQGLNLDEDTLEDYLGNNTARMIGLEPTKAPATVEEAEAYLRKHGIALAA; this is translated from the coding sequence ATGATAATTGACCTAAGCTGCTACCCCACCGACCTGGTGGATCTGGCTTGGCGCCACGATGGACCACCCTTCACCGGCGACAAGCTTTTGAAGATGATGGACGGCCCGTATTATGTGAACGGCAAGCCGCGCCGCATCGACAAGGCCTTCATCCAACCGCCGCAAGGCAACACCATTTACACCCACGAGGTCATGGACCTGGAAGGCAAAGCCGCCATCCGCCAGTACATGGCCTATACGGAAAAGATGGTGACGGAGCATCCCGACCGTTTCCTCGGCTGTTTCGTCTACAACCCGCGCTACGGCACGCAGAACGGCGCCGAAGAGATCGAACGCTATGCCAAGGAATTCGATTTCAAGATGGTGCAGCTGCAGGCGAACATGCACGCCTACCGCCCCGACCGCGCGCTCGACTGGCTGCGTCCGGCCTTGAAGAAATGCGCCGAGCTCGGCCTGATGGTGAAGGTACACACCGGCGACGGTCCGTACTCGATCCCGACCGAGTTCTACCCGATCATCCGCGAGTTCCCGGAAGTGAACTTCATCCTCGCGCATTTCGGCGTGCAGACCGGCGGCGTCTATGTGTTCGAGCCGATGCAGATGGCGCTCGACACGCCGAGCGTATACGTCGAATCCGGTTGGTGCCTCCAGTCGCGGATCGTAGAGTTCGCCAAGGTGCTGCCCAAGCACAAGATCCTCTTCGGCTCCGACACGCCGCCGAACGAGCCGGGCATGTGGATCAACCTTCTCGAAGTGCTCTGCCACGAGCCACCCCAAGGCCTCAATCTCGATGAGGATACGCTGGAGGACTACCTCGGCAACAACACCGCTCGCATGATCGGCCTTGAGCCGACCAAAGCGCCTGCCACCGTCGAGGAAGCCGAAGCGTACCTGCGCAAGCATGGCATCGCGCTCGCCGCATAA
- a CDS encoding amidohydrolase family protein translates to MIIDTHLHPTNLVDEAWRHTGEPFNGERMLKLMDGPYMINGKPRRIDMGFIQPPPGNTGYRDGNRKGRDGIRDYMAYCAELCQKYPDRFIGNFNYNPRWGPENGAAELEFHVKEYGFKMLKLHANMHGYRPDRALDWLRPAMKKCAELGVVVLIHTGDGPYTIPTMFYPIIREFPMVNFIIGHFGIQTGGNYSFESFWMAMDTPNVYCESGWCFQSRIVEFAQQLPKNKIVFGTDSPPNDPGMWLRELEVLCKDPPHGINLSEDDLEGYLGNNIAKLVGINPSPPPRDLKDAQARLKNSYAGVDSATGKHLELA, encoded by the coding sequence ATGATCATCGATACCCATCTTCACCCGACCAACCTCGTGGACGAGGCCTGGCGTCATACGGGTGAGCCCTTCAACGGCGAGCGCATGCTCAAGTTGATGGACGGTCCCTACATGATCAACGGCAAGCCGCGCCGGATCGATATGGGCTTCATCCAGCCGCCGCCTGGCAATACCGGCTACCGCGACGGCAACCGCAAGGGCCGCGACGGCATTCGCGACTACATGGCCTATTGCGCGGAGCTTTGCCAGAAATACCCGGATCGCTTCATTGGCAACTTCAACTACAACCCGCGCTGGGGGCCTGAAAACGGTGCGGCGGAGCTGGAATTCCACGTCAAGGAATACGGCTTCAAGATGCTGAAGCTGCACGCCAACATGCATGGCTATCGTCCCGACCGCGCATTGGACTGGCTGCGTCCGGCGATGAAGAAGTGCGCCGAACTCGGCGTGGTCGTGCTGATCCACACCGGCGACGGCCCGTACACGATCCCGACGATGTTCTACCCGATCATCCGCGAATTCCCGATGGTCAACTTCATCATCGGCCATTTCGGCATTCAGACGGGCGGCAACTATTCGTTCGAATCCTTCTGGATGGCCATGGACACGCCCAATGTCTATTGCGAATCCGGTTGGTGCTTCCAGTCGCGCATCGTCGAATTCGCCCAGCAGCTGCCAAAGAACAAGATCGTCTTCGGCACGGACAGCCCGCCGAACGATCCGGGCATGTGGCTGCGCGAACTGGAAGTGCTTTGCAAGGATCCGCCGCACGGCATCAACCTCTCGGAGGACGATCTGGAAGGCTATCTCGGCAACAACATCGCCAAGCTCGTCGGCATCAACCCGTCTCCCCCGCCGCGTGATCTGAAGGATGCCCAGGCGCGCCTGAAGAATTCCTACGCCGGTGTCGACAGCGCCACAGGCAAACATCTGGAGCTTGCCTGA
- a CDS encoding UbiD family decarboxylase, with product MTQHHKQDVRSFLADYRERHSEDVITIDRPVSDDQDATALIWNLAGRGQHPMLHLTNVNGIDSQVLCNIFASRGRIARLLGATAETLHEAYQARANRPFAQELLDSGPITEEIISGDAVDLHTLPMLKHFETDRAKYITSGIIVGEHPETGAGNLSYHRAMIHSKNSLATSLHSRGHLWRLMNMAKEKGKPMPVAMVIGGHPLFMLAASARLAFGEDERDVAGGLMREPLQVVLTPKYGIRVPAHAEIVLEGVLDPEAHVEEGPFGEFTGYSSDRSTNNLFTVETVMRRRDAILVSVAGGNSAEHLNLGRVPREAEVVEKLKARFPSITAVHYPSSGTHFHAYVAMNQMREGEARQVMLGLLGWDQYLKTVVVVDADVDIIRDSEVLWALATHFQPHKDVVIIEGLPGNALDPSASGIGTTSRMGLDATRGPNFHGVRARISDEASARAAALLKSVG from the coding sequence ATGACGCAGCACCATAAGCAAGACGTCCGCAGCTTCCTGGCCGACTATCGGGAAAGGCATTCGGAGGATGTCATCACCATTGACCGTCCGGTCTCGGACGATCAGGACGCGACCGCGCTGATCTGGAATCTGGCGGGCAGGGGGCAGCACCCGATGTTGCACCTCACCAACGTCAATGGCATCGATAGCCAGGTGCTCTGCAACATCTTTGCCTCGCGTGGCCGCATCGCCCGTCTTCTCGGCGCGACTGCCGAAACCCTGCACGAGGCCTATCAGGCCCGCGCCAACCGACCGTTCGCGCAGGAGCTTCTCGACAGTGGACCGATCACCGAGGAGATCATTTCCGGCGATGCCGTCGATCTCCACACCCTGCCCATGCTGAAACACTTCGAAACCGACCGCGCCAAATACATCACCAGCGGCATCATCGTCGGCGAGCATCCGGAAACCGGAGCCGGCAACCTCAGCTATCACCGGGCGATGATCCATTCGAAGAATTCGCTGGCCACATCCCTGCATTCACGCGGCCATCTGTGGCGCCTGATGAACATGGCGAAAGAGAAGGGCAAGCCCATGCCGGTCGCGATGGTGATCGGCGGCCATCCCCTTTTCATGCTCGCCGCCTCCGCCCGCCTTGCCTTCGGCGAGGACGAGCGCGACGTTGCTGGCGGGCTGATGCGCGAACCTTTGCAGGTCGTGCTCACGCCGAAATACGGCATCCGCGTTCCCGCCCATGCCGAGATCGTGCTGGAAGGTGTGTTGGACCCCGAGGCTCATGTTGAGGAGGGGCCGTTCGGCGAATTTACAGGCTATTCCTCCGACCGTTCGACCAACAACCTCTTCACGGTCGAAACTGTGATGCGCCGACGCGATGCCATCCTCGTCAGCGTCGCGGGCGGCAACTCAGCTGAACATCTCAACCTTGGCCGCGTACCGCGCGAGGCGGAGGTGGTTGAGAAATTGAAGGCCCGATTCCCGTCGATCACCGCCGTGCATTATCCGTCGTCGGGTACCCATTTCCATGCCTATGTCGCGATGAACCAGATGCGCGAGGGCGAGGCGCGGCAGGTCATGCTCGGTCTGCTCGGCTGGGACCAGTACCTCAAGACCGTCGTCGTCGTGGACGCGGATGTCGACATCATCCGCGACAGCGAAGTACTCTGGGCGCTGGCCACTCATTTCCAGCCGCACAAGGACGTCGTCATCATCGAGGGGCTGCCCGGCAATGCGCTCGACCCGTCGGCGAGCGGCATCGGCACGACCTCCCGCATGGGCCTCGATGCGACGCGCGGACCGAACTTCCATGGCGTTCGCGCCCGGATCAGCGATGAGGCCTCGGCCCGTGCCGCGGCGCTCCTCAAAAGCGTGGGATAG
- a CDS encoding UbiX family flavin prenyltransferase, translating into MTAQPRRMIVGISGASGVVYGKRILEVLRDLEIETHLIMSRAACITLAAEADFTKQDLEALATTTHSNKDIGAVCSSGSYKTLGMIVAPCSVKTLAEIATGTTDNLLSRAADVVLKERRRLVLMLRETPLHLGHIRNMAQVTEMGGIIYPPVPAFYTRPQTLGDMVDHTVGRVLDLFDLDAGIVRRWQGAGEVE; encoded by the coding sequence ATGACGGCGCAGCCAAGACGCATGATTGTCGGCATTTCGGGAGCTTCCGGAGTGGTCTACGGAAAGCGGATACTCGAAGTGCTGCGCGATCTCGAAATCGAGACGCATCTGATCATGTCACGGGCCGCCTGCATCACACTTGCGGCCGAGGCGGATTTTACGAAGCAGGACCTTGAGGCGCTCGCTACGACCACTCATTCCAACAAGGACATCGGCGCCGTCTGCTCATCCGGCTCCTACAAGACGCTCGGCATGATCGTAGCGCCCTGCTCGGTTAAAACACTGGCGGAGATTGCAACCGGCACGACGGATAACCTCCTATCCCGCGCCGCCGACGTTGTCTTGAAGGAGCGCCGCCGCCTCGTTCTCATGCTGCGCGAGACGCCGCTGCATCTCGGCCACATCCGCAACATGGCGCAGGTCACAGAGATGGGTGGCATCATATATCCGCCGGTTCCTGCATTCTATACTAGACCGCAAACCCTTGGCGACATGGTCGACCATACCGTCGGCCGTGTGCTTGACCTTTTCGATCTCGACGCCGGCATCGTACGGCGCTGGCAGGGAGCTGGGGAGGTGGAATAG
- a CDS encoding carbohydrate ABC transporter permease has product MSPIGFSGSSSRLSRKRPTGGNALLATLMLLVAVASAFPLVWMVLSSLKTPAESMQVPPVWIPHTPSLDAYEKVSGVVNVGRSMWNSLVIASITTVGILVTSMMAGYAFAKYHFPGRSLLFSVLIATMFLPPIVTLIPLYRLVGSIGLNASLAGIIVPNLANAFGIFLMRQFISGVPDELIDAARMDGASELLILYKIVAPSVAPAIAALALFAFVYHWNSYLWPLTVLQGNADAYPIVISLSRLLSYNRGAVNTGLVMAGATLAVLPPLILFVFLQRFFVDSIVGSAIKG; this is encoded by the coding sequence ATGAGCCCGATTGGGTTTTCGGGATCGTCGAGCCGATTGTCGCGAAAGCGCCCGACCGGCGGCAACGCACTGCTGGCGACGCTGATGCTGCTGGTGGCCGTGGCGTCGGCCTTCCCGCTGGTGTGGATGGTGTTGTCGAGCCTAAAGACGCCGGCCGAGAGCATGCAGGTGCCACCGGTGTGGATACCCCATACGCCGAGCCTGGACGCCTATGAGAAGGTCTCTGGCGTGGTCAATGTCGGCCGCTCGATGTGGAACTCTCTGGTCATCGCCTCGATCACCACCGTCGGCATCCTCGTCACCAGCATGATGGCCGGCTATGCTTTCGCAAAATACCACTTCCCTGGCCGCTCGCTTTTGTTTTCGGTGCTGATCGCCACCATGTTCCTGCCGCCGATCGTGACGTTGATCCCGCTCTACCGCCTGGTCGGCTCGATCGGCCTAAATGCCAGCTTGGCCGGCATCATCGTGCCCAACCTCGCCAATGCGTTCGGCATCTTCCTGATGCGCCAGTTCATATCAGGCGTGCCCGACGAGTTGATCGACGCCGCGCGCATGGACGGCGCCTCGGAGCTGCTGATCCTCTACAAGATCGTCGCGCCCAGTGTCGCCCCGGCGATCGCGGCGCTCGCTTTGTTCGCCTTCGTCTATCACTGGAACAGTTATCTGTGGCCACTGACCGTGCTGCAGGGCAATGCCGACGCCTACCCGATCGTCATCAGCCTCAGCCGACTACTCAGCTACAACAGAGGCGCGGTCAACACTGGGCTGGTGATGGCTGGCGCGACGCTCGCCGTGCTGCCGCCGCTCATTCTGTTCGTCTTTCTGCAGCGCTTCTTCGTCGATTCCATCGTCGGCTCGGCGATCAAGGGGTAG
- a CDS encoding carbohydrate ABC transporter permease, giving the protein MIQRYRASAGIMLAPAVTLIGIFILLPMLLTAWLSCQDWSTQTPFSSASFIGLDNFREIFGQTSVGRDFKGALVNTSIYTVLSVVLILPLSVAFGLMVYQHDVPGGTALRTVLFSTYMVPMIAVALVWSKLYSPSEGPLNQMLGLIGIGPQPWLSSPRSALVSIVFLNVWQQVGYFTVLAIAGLTQIPGSLYEAAKLDGANRYEQFRFITLPLMRRTLLFSAVIAIINAVQVFEPVALITQGGPVGSTNVLTYHIRRVGIERAQGGLGSAMAVMLMLSLIVVVCALFALANRKDDE; this is encoded by the coding sequence ATGATTCAGAGGTACCGTGCCTCGGCGGGCATCATGCTGGCGCCCGCCGTGACGCTGATCGGCATCTTCATCCTGTTGCCGATGCTGCTCACCGCCTGGCTGTCATGCCAGGACTGGTCGACGCAGACGCCGTTTTCCAGCGCCAGCTTCATCGGCCTCGACAATTTCCGTGAGATCTTCGGGCAGACCTCGGTCGGACGCGATTTCAAGGGCGCGCTGGTCAACACGTCGATCTACACCGTTCTCTCCGTCGTCCTTATCCTACCGCTGTCGGTGGCCTTCGGCCTGATGGTCTACCAGCATGACGTGCCCGGCGGCACGGCGCTGCGGACGGTGCTGTTTTCCACCTACATGGTTCCGATGATCGCGGTGGCGCTGGTCTGGTCGAAGCTCTATTCGCCGAGCGAAGGGCCGCTCAACCAGATGCTCGGCCTGATCGGCATCGGCCCGCAGCCGTGGCTTTCGTCGCCACGCTCGGCGCTGGTCTCGATCGTCTTCCTCAACGTCTGGCAACAGGTCGGCTATTTCACCGTGCTGGCCATTGCCGGGCTGACGCAGATTCCCGGCAGCCTCTACGAAGCGGCAAAGCTCGACGGCGCCAACCGGTACGAACAGTTTCGCTTCATCACACTGCCCCTGATGCGACGCACACTTCTGTTCAGCGCAGTCATCGCCATCATCAATGCGGTGCAAGTGTTCGAGCCTGTGGCGCTGATCACGCAAGGAGGGCCGGTGGGCTCGACAAATGTCTTGACCTACCACATCCGCCGCGTCGGCATCGAGCGCGCACAGGGCGGGCTGGGCTCGGCCATGGCCGTCATGCTGATGCTGTCGCTGATCGTCGTGGTCTGCGCGCTGTTTGCTCTTGCCAACCGGAAGGACGACGAATGA
- a CDS encoding ABC transporter substrate-binding protein produces MSFAWTSKLALVASLTMLSATAWAQSVNISYLTHWSPETVALLEAAAKDYAKANPDVSVSVRAVPFGDLLTTLRSQGGGADGPTIGGIYDLWLPELARDKLVAPAPDAMASEVKASWPAGIASAASVGGKLYGIPNEIDVYALNYNKALFKQAGIAAAPKTWDQLKDAAKKLTNKDAGQQGFGMINSWAAGVVHPFASLLVSNGGELVKDGKPVLDSPQAAETFQLYEDLIKSGVSVPAMATADANTTGPFLDNFVSGKTGMIIMANWWESALKTGMGDKFADIATAPIPVGPSGDKPHSISYSWMTVVNANADAVEQKAAWDFLAWLNNPKSGKDGASAMSGILMSMGILPSRTSDIEAQKDKLGSEFLSGYVSVLADAKPFPVVPGGQEFSESLQQTLEALQYGQVSAKDAQTTAQADATSILERAAK; encoded by the coding sequence ATGTCGTTTGCCTGGACTTCGAAACTGGCACTTGTCGCGAGCCTGACCATGCTGTCCGCGACTGCCTGGGCGCAGTCGGTCAACATCTCCTACCTAACGCATTGGTCGCCAGAGACGGTCGCCTTGCTGGAGGCAGCCGCGAAGGATTATGCGAAGGCAAATCCTGACGTCAGCGTCAGCGTGCGCGCCGTTCCGTTCGGCGATTTGCTGACCACGCTGCGCTCGCAGGGCGGCGGCGCGGATGGTCCAACGATCGGCGGCATTTACGATCTGTGGCTGCCCGAACTCGCGCGCGACAAGCTTGTCGCGCCTGCTCCCGATGCGATGGCCAGCGAGGTTAAGGCCTCATGGCCGGCCGGCATTGCCAGTGCGGCATCGGTCGGCGGCAAGCTCTATGGCATCCCCAACGAGATCGACGTCTACGCGCTGAATTACAACAAGGCGCTGTTTAAGCAGGCCGGCATCGCGGCAGCACCCAAGACATGGGACCAGCTCAAGGATGCGGCCAAGAAGCTGACCAACAAGGATGCCGGCCAGCAAGGTTTCGGCATGATCAATTCCTGGGCGGCCGGCGTCGTCCATCCCTTCGCCTCGCTGCTGGTCTCCAATGGCGGCGAACTGGTCAAGGATGGGAAACCGGTGCTGGACAGCCCGCAAGCCGCCGAGACTTTTCAGCTCTACGAGGACTTGATCAAGTCCGGCGTCAGCGTGCCGGCGATGGCCACGGCCGACGCCAACACCACCGGCCCCTTCCTGGATAATTTCGTCTCCGGCAAGACCGGCATGATCATCATGGCCAACTGGTGGGAGAGCGCGCTGAAGACCGGCATGGGCGACAAGTTCGCTGACATTGCCACCGCGCCGATCCCCGTGGGCCCGAGCGGCGACAAGCCGCATTCGATCTCCTATTCCTGGATGACCGTTGTCAACGCCAATGCAGATGCTGTCGAGCAGAAGGCGGCGTGGGACTTTCTCGCCTGGTTGAACAATCCGAAGTCTGGCAAGGACGGCGCCTCGGCGATGTCCGGCATCTTGATGTCCATGGGCATTCTGCCCTCGCGCACCTCCGACATCGAGGCGCAGAAGGACAAGCTCGGCTCGGAGTTCCTCTCCGGTTATGTCAGCGTGCTCGCCGATGCAAAACCCTTCCCGGTGGTGCCGGGCGGCCAGGAATTTTCAGAATCCCTGCAGCAGACACTCGAGGCGTTGCAGTATGGCCAGGTCTCGGCCAAGGATGCGCAGACGACGGCGCAGGCCGACGCCACCTCGATCCTGGAGCGCGCCGCCAAATAA
- a CDS encoding extracellular solute-binding protein: MSMLSIHRRAALGLIGGLAAAGAGIFTTLPAKADSTVTLWSWRTEDEAAMRRIFDAFEAKNPGITVNIQFTPDADYQNRLSTALRGGRGPDIAQLKAYGELQPFVDAGYLDVLDDSVPDLKNMPDAALGGARGRADGKLYGVPYSVPMMGVFYNQDIFAAQGIEIPKTYKDFAAACEKLKAAGITPIATGGANGSAWELEIGVGVVGPTVYGPGFYDEMMAGKATFEDPRYVAALKRFAELKPYFPDGFAGIDYTTATQQFIGGKAAMFLGGSFENGSFKAQNPKLKFSIFPFPADDAGAKLYTSAFSDGSYGLVSESANKEAALKVLDFMASAEFAQMFADELGWPPARTDVTVKDPVLAEMMAMSKNSTPYLTLVGFRWQSPTASSVLQSEIIDMVEGNITPEKLAADMQAAVATWFKPKQ, translated from the coding sequence ATGAGCATGCTTTCAATTCACCGACGCGCCGCGCTTGGACTGATCGGCGGCCTTGCCGCCGCCGGCGCCGGCATCTTCACGACCCTCCCGGCAAAGGCCGATAGCACGGTGACGCTGTGGAGCTGGCGCACCGAGGACGAGGCCGCGATGCGCCGCATTTTCGATGCCTTCGAGGCCAAGAACCCTGGCATCACGGTCAACATCCAGTTCACGCCTGATGCCGACTACCAGAACCGGCTGAGCACGGCGCTGCGCGGCGGCCGCGGGCCTGACATCGCCCAGCTCAAGGCCTATGGCGAATTGCAGCCCTTCGTCGATGCCGGCTATCTCGACGTCCTCGACGACAGCGTGCCCGATTTGAAGAACATGCCGGACGCGGCCCTTGGCGGCGCCCGTGGCCGCGCCGACGGCAAGCTCTACGGCGTACCCTATTCGGTGCCGATGATGGGCGTCTTCTACAACCAAGACATCTTTGCCGCCCAAGGGATCGAAATCCCCAAAACCTACAAGGATTTCGCCGCCGCCTGCGAGAAGCTAAAGGCGGCCGGCATCACCCCGATCGCCACCGGCGGCGCCAACGGCTCCGCCTGGGAGCTGGAGATCGGCGTCGGTGTGGTCGGCCCGACCGTCTACGGCCCGGGCTTCTACGACGAGATGATGGCCGGTAAGGCCACCTTCGAGGACCCGCGCTATGTCGCGGCGCTGAAGCGCTTCGCTGAGCTGAAACCCTATTTCCCCGATGGCTTCGCCGGCATCGACTACACCACTGCCACGCAGCAGTTTATCGGCGGCAAGGCGGCGATGTTCCTCGGCGGTTCGTTCGAGAACGGCAGCTTCAAGGCGCAGAATCCCAAGCTGAAATTCTCGATCTTCCCGTTCCCTGCCGACGATGCCGGGGCAAAACTCTACACCTCGGCCTTCTCCGACGGCTCCTATGGCCTTGTCTCCGAAAGCGCCAACAAGGAAGCTGCTCTCAAGGTTCTGGACTTCATGGCCTCGGCCGAATTCGCGCAGATGTTCGCCGACGAACTCGGCTGGCCGCCGGCCCGCACGGATGTGACCGTGAAGGACCCAGTGTTGGCCGAGATGATGGCGATGTCGAAGAACTCAACGCCCTACCTGACGCTGGTCGGTTTCCGCTGGCAGTCGCCGACCGCCTCTTCCGTCTTGCAGTCCGAGATCATCGACATGGTCGAAGGCAACATCACGCCGGAGAAGCTGGCGGCCGATATGCAGGCCGCCGTCGCCACCTGGTTCAAGCCGAAGCAGTAA
- a CDS encoding carbohydrate ABC transporter permease, whose protein sequence is MTILRRKSSLGRTQERMAVLFILPALAVYALFVLYPLAMSLWGSFFLWKGLRTVEFAGLSNFSRLFVFPSGARVYGALWHNTAWFFGIMVFQNGIGLLFAWLLFLRDKGAAFFQSVFFFPAVLSPVIVGALWRLLLAPGGVVEWALNGLGLHQGSLTVLGNSHTALGMLIAVDTWNWMGLPVLIYTAGLRQISSQIFEAAKLDGASNARMLFSIALPLLMPALGTLTTLSFINTFNQFDMVYVMQGVQGNPSYSTDTLVTYFYRLAFGAEGAVGITDIGLALALGTMLFLILSTGTLMMLRFFDRRTVQL, encoded by the coding sequence ATGACCATCCTCCGCCGCAAAAGCAGCCTTGGCCGCACGCAAGAGCGCATGGCCGTGCTTTTCATCCTGCCGGCGCTGGCGGTCTATGCGCTGTTCGTCCTCTATCCCCTAGCAATGTCGCTGTGGGGCAGCTTCTTCCTCTGGAAGGGGCTGCGCACGGTCGAGTTCGCCGGCCTGTCCAATTTTTCGCGGCTGTTCGTTTTTCCAAGCGGCGCGCGGGTCTACGGGGCGCTGTGGCACAACACCGCCTGGTTCTTCGGCATCATGGTCTTCCAGAACGGCATCGGGCTCTTGTTCGCCTGGCTGCTGTTCCTGCGCGACAAGGGCGCCGCCTTCTTCCAGTCGGTCTTCTTCTTCCCGGCGGTGCTGAGCCCGGTCATCGTCGGCGCACTGTGGCGTCTGCTCCTCGCGCCGGGTGGCGTCGTCGAATGGGCGCTGAATGGGCTTGGTCTGCACCAGGGCAGCCTCACGGTACTCGGCAACAGCCACACGGCGCTCGGGATGCTGATCGCCGTCGACACCTGGAACTGGATGGGCCTGCCGGTGCTCATCTACACGGCCGGTCTCAGGCAGATTTCCAGCCAGATCTTCGAGGCGGCGAAGCTCGACGGCGCTAGCAATGCGCGCATGCTGTTCTCGATCGCGCTGCCGCTGCTGATGCCAGCGCTCGGCACGCTGACGACCTTGTCGTTCATCAACACCTTCAACCAGTTCGACATGGTCTATGTGATGCAGGGCGTGCAGGGCAATCCGAGCTATTCGACCGACACGCTGGTGACCTATTTCTACCGGCTGGCCTTCGGCGCGGAAGGCGCCGTGGGCATCACCGATATTGGCTTGGCACTGGCGCTGGGCACCATGCTGTTCCTGATCCTCAGCACCGGCACGCTTATGATGCTGCGCTTCTTTGACCGCCGCACGGTGCAGCTATGA
- a CDS encoding carbohydrate ABC transporter permease has protein sequence MSALVISRRPVLSRQVARLPGWTVLVVWTAAVLLPLYILVVSCFKTTAEIYDNRLGLPKSWAFDNFVNAWTRANLGQNFVNSLIVTGGAVILTIVVSAMAAYPLSRYKLGWNAVMLGLFLSGIMLPIRLASVELFTLMRNLGLLDSLTGLILVYSAIRIPFAVFIFANFMRVLPSELDEAARMDGAGEVRILFQVILPMVKPAVSIVAIFTAIAVWNDFFFPLIFIFDDRYKTVPLAISVFVGQFRTDWGLVFASLAISMAPILIMYCLLARQIREGVGAGGGMK, from the coding sequence ATGAGCGCGCTGGTCATTTCACGTCGGCCAGTCCTCTCGCGGCAGGTTGCGCGGTTGCCGGGCTGGACCGTGCTGGTCGTGTGGACGGCGGCCGTGTTGCTGCCGCTCTACATCCTCGTCGTCTCCTGCTTCAAGACCACGGCCGAGATCTACGACAATCGGCTCGGACTGCCGAAGAGCTGGGCCTTCGACAATTTCGTCAACGCCTGGACGCGGGCCAATCTCGGCCAGAATTTCGTCAACAGCCTGATCGTTACCGGCGGCGCGGTCATCCTCACCATTGTCGTCTCGGCGATGGCCGCCTATCCGCTCAGCCGCTACAAGCTCGGCTGGAATGCCGTCATGCTCGGCCTGTTCCTGTCGGGCATCATGCTGCCGATCCGGCTCGCCTCGGTCGAGCTGTTCACGCTGATGCGCAATCTCGGTCTGCTCGATTCTCTGACCGGGCTGATTCTCGTCTATTCGGCGATCCGCATTCCCTTCGCCGTCTTCATCTTCGCCAATTTCATGCGCGTGCTGCCCTCTGAACTCGACGAGGCGGCCCGCATGGATGGCGCCGGCGAGGTCCGCATCCTGTTCCAGGTCATCCTGCCGATGGTGAAGCCCGCCGTTTCGATCGTCGCCATCTTCACCGCGATTGCCGTGTGGAACGACTTCTTCTTCCCGCTAATCTTCATCTTCGACGACCGCTACAAAACCGTGCCGCTGGCGATAAGCGTTTTCGTCGGCCAGTTCCGCACCGATTGGGGCCTGGTCTTCGCCTCGCTGGCGATCTCCATGGCCCCAATTTTGATCATGTATTGTCTGCTCGCCCGCCAGATTCGCGAAGGCGTCGGCGCCGGGGGAGGCATGAAATGA